In Capricornis sumatraensis isolate serow.1 chromosome 2, serow.2, whole genome shotgun sequence, the DNA window CAAATCCCATCTTTCCTTCTAtcatttgctgttgctgttgtcattgttcagtcgcccattcatgtctgactcttcgcaaccccatggtctgcagcatgccaggcctctctgaccctcaccgtctcctggagtttgcccaagttcatgtccagtgcatcagtgatgccatccagccatctcatcctctaatgtccccttctccttcttctgccctcttctcctatCATCCGCTACCTCCCTATCATTCTGAACCTCTGCATCCAGGTCAAAGCCCTTATCACTTCCCACATGGGTCATACAACAAACCCCTAACTGGTCTCCCTTCTTGGACGTTCCTCTTTCCAATCCATCCTGGACAGCACAGTCTAGAGGGAGACAGCCGGCAACCTCATCACAGTCAGGTTAACTGACCACCTTCCCTCAAACAATGTTTTGATCATGCCACTTTCTTGACTAAAATGTTCTCTGCTCCCCATTTTCTCATCAAAATAAACCTGAAAGCAGGCTCCAAAGCTGCCTCAGAGAACGTGTAAGAAAGCATATTGAGCTGGGTAAGGGAATGAGGATTCCAGGCCTGGCTTTAGCCAAAGCCCTGTGAGACCCTtggcaaagtcactcagtctctctggatctcagtttcctcatctgtaaaattaggaGGCTAAGACTATATTTCCTTTCAGATCCAAAATTCTGTAATTCTACTCTTTTGTATAGCCTCTGCTCTAGCCAGACTCACCAACTCACTCTAATCCAAACACACCCTATGAATTCTCACCTTTGTACCTttggtctttcccttctcccaccaggatttctccattttctcatgCCCACGTGAATCTTCAAGGAACAACATAAATCCCCACCTTCTAAGGGAAGCCTAGGCTCAGCCCATGATGATTCCATATGCTCCTGGGGTTGCTAACACTCAGCACTTCTCCTGTCTTGCTCcttgtgctcaaaatccttctgtATGTGAAGGTACTTTACTAGAACTGGACCAAAATATCTCTGTTCTTTTGTGATTCCTTTTCAGAATCCTGAGCACACAGTATAATAGCAAGTGTCATCACTAAAAACTGATTGAGGTACAGATACCTAGGAAAAAGTCAAGGAGAGGTAactctaaatttcttttttacacAAGACTTTCAAATGCCTCCATAATTCAATAGTTCATTTACTCCATAAACATTTACTAAGAATCTCCTGTTTTGAGACATTGCTGGCATGTCACAGGTGCAGAGATGGAGAACAGAGACTCAGGTCTCTGACAAGTGGCTCTATTCACAGATATCATGAACTTCGACATTGTCCTTCAATTCTAACTTTTTAGCAAGAATTTAAAAGTATCCAGTGGTGGCAACTCCACCATCATCACATCCCTCCATTACAAAATTGGTCATATATCTAATTCTCCCTCTAGCCTCCAGAGctgttaaatgaagaaaattttaaagggactaccctggtggtccagtggttaagaaggcaCCTGCCGGTGCAtgggacacaggcttgatccctggtccaggaagatcccacatgttgcagagcaactaagcccatgtaccacaactaccgaagcccaagCATCTGGGGCCCATGGCgccacaagagaaggcaccacaatgagaagccaccacaacgggCAGCCAAGGCACCGTAacaaagagaagcccccactcacagcaactagagaaagcctacacacagcaatgaagacccagcacagtctaaaataaataagtaattttttaaaaaacagaaatgtaaaaaatattaaaaatagatcaatagattaaaatatgcatatccacttccactgggcttcccagtggtaaagaatctgcctgccaatgcaggagacatgggctcaatccttgggtcaagatgatgccctggagaaggaggatGATACTGTCTCCtacgttcttgcctggaaaatgccatggacagaggagcctgacggctacagtccatggggttgaaagagtcagacatgaccaagcatgtgcgcgcgcgcacacacacacacacacacacacaccaacattAGCAAAACAACCTGAAACAAATCTCTTCCAATAATTATGTCCTGGCTCTCCACCTAGAGTCAGATTTTTGTGCCGTGATCTGATTAGTATCCTTCTTTGGTATGATTTGACTGCTGCCTTCCATTAGTCTTGATAAGTGACACATGCTAAGGATGTACTTGGCCCATGCCTCTCTCTTTTGGGACCCCTGCTGCAGGcatgactggagaaggaaatggcaacccactccagtgttcttgcctggagaatcccagggacaggggagcctggtgggctgccgtctatggggtcgcacagcgttggacacgactgaagcaacttagcagcagcagcagcagctgcatgcATGCCTCCACATACACTCCCCTAATTAATGAGGCCAAGACTTGAACGGTGTCACCTACTGTGACGACAAGTTTCATGAGTAAATGGGAGAAGTAAATAAATCAAACGGTTTGCAGAGGGAGAGGTCACGCTGGGCTGGGCCCAGAGTGATTCAGGTTCTGCCACAGAATGGGTGTCTCCTGGGATGGTCTAGTAGGACAACTAAAACCCCTATAAATAGGATGGGTTTGCAGGTGTCCAGTATCCTCTCCGGCTTCTGAATCTTCTGTTGATACCTCCTCAAGCAGGTAAGACATGCATGGGGAAGCAACAGCAGAATCCAAGAGCCTTTTGGTAGGGGCTGTGACGTGCTGGGCTGGGGAGGTACCCTGTGGCCTTAGGTACCTTCCTGCTTCCTTTTTTGCCTCTATATGAGAATATGATAGCTCacagggatggggagagggatgTACTTCTGAGTCTGTAAAATACACATGCCATTGTTTCTGTGTCCTAGGCATCCCAAAATGAAGGAGGACTAGAACTTTTGGTGGATAAATCAGTCCCCCATAGCGGAGCATTTCCCTTTTGTGTAAATTAGGCCAGACCCAAGAGTTTAGGGCTCATTAGAGCCAAGGGCCCAGACCATGGGACCACAATAATATTCAAGTATCATTGCAATGAATTGCCATAAGGGACTCTGCTTGTGTCCTGCAATTCATCATTTGTCACTTATCCCTAGAGGCATCAATGGCATGCTTTTAGAAATCCAGTGTGCTTTGCAGCTAGGACTTCAGTCTAGAGGCCTGCAAACTCAGTAACTAGAATTTTTACATCATAGAAGAAATGTTATTGAGATGGAGATTCCAGAAGACTCCAGCCTCCCAACATGGCTATGTAAACCTATCTGACTGTACATATTTCTTCTCATCTATGCAGTTAATTTAGCTTGCTATTTTTATCTAGAACAGTTTTTGTATCCACTTATTCTACTtgcaatatatttataatattccaACATGACTATCCAGGCCAGAAGCACTTGCTGGAATTTAGTCTCTCAGAAAGCTTCCTTGGCACATGGCAAGAGACCTCTAGCCTTCTTTCCCACCTAAGTGAAGCTCATCAGAAGACTGAGGCCTTTTCAGAAGGATCTATCGAGTGCCCTCTTCAGTGTGCTGGTCATTGGTAGAAAATTGTGCCTTATCATACTGGCTTCTGGCCCTACCTCTATGGCCTTCCTGATCTCCCTTCCTTTTTGTTCTAATATGAGTGTTTCAATCAAGCAAGTCCCATCTGAAGTGGAAGACAGAGCATATAAAATCCTTATAATATTTTGTATTCTAGGATATCATCTCTTTCTATAGCAGGGGACACATAGTTTTCACCTTTATTCCATTGAACACATGATATCTGGAGTCTGACTGTGGGTCAAAGAGAGTAAAGAGTATAGCTAACAATGAGCTCTgtcatttcttaaacttttttccCTGACCAAAAGGGGCCACTTTTCCTCTGGAAATGCTGTCTCCTGGTCTTCATTGTAAATATAGACAAtataatgtttcttcttttaggTTCCTCCATCTTTGCCAAAATGACCGAACTCCTGAACAGCATACTCACCGTGATTAAGGTGTTCCAGAGATATGCCAAAGAGAATGGGGACTCCACTTCACTATGCAAGGAAGAGTTGAAGCAGCTGCTCTTGGCTGAGTTTGGAGACATCCTCAGGGTAAGATGCTCAGACTTTGAGCGCCATGGAGACAAGTGTGAATTACAGTGATGCCTGCCTTTAGAACGTcatgctttttgttttatttgttcatgATCTACCCTATAACTAAAAGAATTTCAGGCAGCTCCTTAGTAGTTCTcttccagcacacacacacacacacacgcacacacacacacacacacacacctccttgTATTTTTATTCAAACAAGAGGAGTACAGCTTCAGGCTGGAAATCATTTCTCAGGAGAAAATCTGAGATTTGTACCTTGATTTCCATATTTAAGTGCTGTCCACacatctcattcattcatttgttcagtaAAAAGTCACTGAACATCTACTACCTACCAGCACCATTCTGGGCACTGGGGATACAAACATGAATAAAACCAGCTTCCCCTCCCTCCAGGATCTCACAGTGTGGTTAGAAAAAACAGATGAACAAACAATTACAACATAGCACGGGATGGAATGGGATAGCTTCTTCAAATGATTCAAAGTAATTATTAATGAAGCCGATTTTAAATAAGTGTATCTATCCCTATTGTCATGCTCCCATTGGTCCAGCAAGGGATGAGATTCTGAGAACCAGCTTATCAAAGACTAGAACCAAGCATGGGCCACTTTAGATTAGTGGGTTCTCAATCGAAGGTTTATGCAGGACTAAATGGACTGGGGCACAGATACTGACACTATCCATAAGCGAACATCtgatttttttgcttgttttatctTCGCACAGAGACCAAATGACCCAGAGACTGTGGAAACCATCTTGAGCCTCTTGGATAGAAACAGAAATGAGCATGTTGATTTTCATGAATATCTCCTGATGGTGTTCCAGTTGGCCCAAGCCTGCTATCATAGGCTGGATAATGAATCATATGGAGATAGAACCTCTCAGCAAGAAAGGAAGCAGGAGGGAACACAAGGCCATACGTTTCCAAGAAATACAGGCAGACAACACAGGAGGAGGCATGAGGGGGAAAGGCAGGATTCCTGCCACAGTCAGTCTGAGAAACAAAGCCAGGATACCCACCAAGATCAATCTGAGAGACAAGACGGGGACTCTCGCTATGGTCAGACTCAGAGACCAGACAGGGACTCCCGCTATGGGCAGACTCAGAGACCAGACAGGGACTCCAACTATGGGCAGACTCAGAGACCAGACAGGGACTCCCACTATGGGCAGACTCAGAGACCAGACAGGGACTTCCGCTATGGTCAGACTCAGAGACCAGACAGCGACTCCCACTATGGGCAGACTGAGGGACAGGGTCAGGACTCCAGCTCTGGTCAAAGACTGAGTAATAAATCTGGCAGTGGCAATCCTGAAAGACAGGGCTATGTCTTTGCCCTAAATCAGTATGAGAAACAACTTCAAGATTCTCATTATAGCCAATCTGATAGGCTTGGACAACAGTTAAGCTATGGCCAGTCTGGAAGACTTAGAGAGGACCCTCAGTATAGCCACACAAACCAACAGGAATCGGGTTCTTATAATGAACAGTCTGGAAGGCTGGGTCAGAAATCAGGCTGTGGTCAGAGAAATAGGCAAGAATTGGATTCTCACTGTggccagacagacagacaaggtCTGAGCACTCACTATAGCCAGACAAGGCCAGACAGACAAGGCCAGAGTTACCATTATgatcagacagacagacaaggcCAGAGCTCTCAATCTggtcagacagacagacaaggcCTGAGCTCTCACTATGGCCAGACGGACAGACAAGGCCTGAGCTCTCACTATggccagacagacagacaaggcCTGGGCTCTCACTATgatcagacagacagacaaggcCCGATTTCCCACTATggtgagacagacagacaaggcCTGAGCTCTCACTATggccagacagacagacaaggcCTGAGCTCTCACTATggccagacagacagacaaggcCTGAGCTCTCACTATGGTCAGACGGACAGACAAGGCCTGAGCTCTCACTATGATCAGACGGACAGACAAAGCCTGAGCTCGCACTATggtcagacagacagacaaggcCAGATTTCCCACTATGGTGGGACAGACAGACAAGGCCTGAGCACTCGATAtagtcagacagacagacaagctGTGAACTCTCAATACGGTCAGTCAGAGACTGGGGAAACTAGGCAAAATAGGTACTTCCAAGGGAGTGAGGGAACAAGCAGAGACTCACATGTTGAGCAATCTGGAAGGCCAGGAAGACCAAGTCAACAGACTCAAGGACAGGAAGTAAACCGAAATCAGGGACAGAGATCCCAGACTAGGGAAGGGCAGCAGAATAGTCGCCAGGCATGGGAGTCTGAAGAGGATACCCAACACAAACTAGTAGCACAAATTCAGCAAGAAAGGCCACCCTGTCACAAACGGAGAGACTGGCAGTCACACAGTAGTGAGCAGGACCACAGACAGGCCCAGACCAGGCAGAGTCATGGTGAGAAGCAGAGCCACCAGGCAGAGGAAGAGCAGGACCACCAAAGCTGTGGTAGACACAGTCATGAGGGTCAGGAAACTCCATGGGAGACATGGGACAGGGAAACCTGTGAAGATGAGCAGACCCGTCAGAGACGAGACAGGCAAACCCATGAAGATGAGCAGACTGGTCAGAGACGAGACAGGCAGACTCGTGAGGATCAGCAGACCCGTCAGCGACGAGACAGGCAAACCCATGAAGATGAGCAGACCCATCAGAGACGAGACAGGCAGACTCGTGAGGATCAGCAGACTGGTCAGAGTCAAGACAGGCAAACCCATGAAGATGAGCAGATCCATCAGAGACGAGACAGGCAAACCCATGAAGATGACCAGACCCATCAGAGACGAGACAGGCAAACCCATGAGGATGAGCAGACCCATCAGAGACGAGACAGGCAAACACGTGAAGATGAGCAGATCCATCAGAGACGAGACAGGCAAACCCATGAGGATGAGCAGACCCGTCAGAGACGAGACAGGCAAACCCATGAGGATGAGCAGACCCGTCAGAGACGAGACAGGCAAACCCATGAGGATGAGCAGACCCATCAGAGACGAGACAGGCAAACCCATGAGGATGAGCAGACCCATCAGAGACGAGACAGGCAAACCCATGAGGATGAGCAGACCCGTCAGAGACGAGACAGGCAAACCCATGAAGATGACCAGACCCGTCAGAGACGAGACAGGCAAACCCATGAGGATGAGCAGACCCGTCAGAGACGAGACAGGCAAACCCATGAGGATGAGCAGACCCGTCAGCGACGAGACAGGCAAACACATGAAGATGAGCAGACCCGTCAGCGACGAGACAGGCAAACCCATGAAGATGAGCAGACCCGTCAGAGACGAGACAGGCAAACCCATGAAGAGGATCAAAACTGTCAACAACAACAGGATCAGCAAACCCATAAGGATAAAGAAAGGTATCAAGAGTCCCAGTATCAACAGTCCCAAGGGACCCAGCAAGGATGTGCCAACAGAGAAAAATTCCATACGAATGAAGATGGCCAGAGTCCAAGTTCCCAAGGAAGACGCAGTGACCTGGCCTTCCATCCAACCCAGAATGCTGGGAGGCCCCAAAGAAGAGAACAGGGTGGAAGTCACCCTATCAAGGCAACTATTGCTCCCAATCCACTCTATGACTATGTACAAGAGCAGAAAGGGGTTCAGCACTAGGCTGTGCATTGCACCAAGAGCTAAAGCAACACGAAGCCAAGGAAGAAATCTACACATCAAGTTCATCCTTACTTCtgcttaagaaatttaaaatgtgtatcttCATTCTCTCCTCTACTCTATCTAACCACAAGGATGCTTTTAGGAACTAGTATTCACTTCTAGGGCATTTCAGTTCTTCGATCAGCAATTCCAGAGTGCTCTGGTTGGGTAAAATCTGAGTGGTAAATTGGGTGAAATAATCAGATCCCAATTTTGATTAATTTGGGGATTTAAATCATTTcctggtttgttctctgtatagGTGGGACAGGATTGGATCATTGAAAGGTAAGAATTTCACTCAAAAGTTCAGAAACAGGAAAGGCATTCTGAAGATACACATTATAACCTGAGGAGAGGACACCAGGACTTAGAGAGCTCTTGTGGCTAAACCATCAAGAATTGCAAGCCTCGTAGCCTACACTAAAATGAAATACAGTGAGAGGCTGCTAGACGTCCACAACACCCCCATGCCCATGTCTCTACCCCTCATCAAGACTGGCCACTGAGCTATCATGAGAGCTGATTGGACTGATTCCAGTTTGATGCCTTTTAGTTTCTGATCACACGAAACAGCAAACATTTCATCTGTTTGCAGATTCCAACAAGCCAACACTGTTGATCCCTAGTTCCTGGAGCCTGAAAACCTTTCATGAGAAAGTCTATGGAATTGTATTAAAATACCCAATAAATGATTGGTGAGCATCAACCTCAGTGactcttttccttcttcactaTGGGGCCATCCTATCTTCACTTGTGGGCATTTTCCAAGGATAAGAAATCATTTCTCCACTTTTAAGCTCTCTTTGTTCTTTGAGCTCCTGAgcacttaaaaaataagaatcaatATGAAACAAATAACAAGGAGTCAAAAGGAACTTATCTAAACATCATCTTCAGTTCCTTCCCCTGCAGAGGAGTCAAATTTGACCCCTTCCACTCAGCTCCATATTCAAGtgatcattgtgtgtgtgtgcgcttattcagttgtgtctgactctttgcgaccccatgaactgtagcccaccaggctcctctatccatgggattctccaggcaagaatactggagtgggttgccacttccttctctaggtgatcttcctgacccagggattggactcaggtctcctgcattgtaggcagattctttaccatctgagccaccaaggaagcccgcaAGTGATCATTAAGTCTTGCCAACTCTACATCCACCACACCTCTTAAATCTCTTCCCACTTCTCCATTCCACCACCTTAACCTCCCTTCTCTTCAGTGACCTGAGAATAAAGTTCATACTCCTTAGCATGGCACACAGGACTTCCACAATCTAACCCAGATGACCTACCCAGCCTAATCTCATGAAAGACTCCTCCAAGGAGCATTTAATACTTTTTCTTAGCATACCATAGACTTtcaataattcatatttttaatatacaattCCACAGCCTGGAATACCTTCCCCCCTCTTTCAGTCTGGCAAAAACCTCAGCATCCTCTGTGTCCCAACTAAAATATCACACCTATGGGCAGCTTCCCTGGATACTCCAAGCATTCTTTCCCCTAAATTTTTACTCATTCCTGCGATATCATTTGTTACACTATAGTAATTATCTCCTCTACCAACCTGGAAATAAGACCATATCTCACTCAAACTTGTACTACTTAGCACTTAGTGCCTCCACTGAAGTTTAGTGTCCCTCATCATTTGTTGAATAGATAGGAAGATGGAGAAAATAAGTCTGACTTCAGAATAAATtcaactgaatatttattaggGCTTTCCTATCTATTATGCAGTAATAGACAAGGGAAATTAATGAGACCCTTATTCAGTAAGTGAATGGAAAAATAACCTCTTTGGATATTTTAATCAAAAGGGGAATTAGTGCCCAGAATTATATgggttgaatcattgaaaaatagGAAGCAATTTCTGGAACTATTGGGTTCAATACATCACCAGTGCTGCAGTTAAGGAATGAGAAAGCTGGAATCTAGAAGTGGCCTCACATTACTGCCGAAATTGCCTATCAACATCCATGACTCCATAACCTTATTTGCCAACAGAAATAACCCAAATCACAATATCTTCCAAATATCATGTAAAATCACCTGATAAAATGTAATTCACATCTAGAACTCTAACATAAGGGAGTCTGGGAAACACAGAAGTAGATAAGAATGGATACTGAGGACTATCAGATCATCTTCACCATAGGAAGGATATAAAAACTCATAACAACAATTTCTTTCCTGAAGAAGATTCCTATCTAATAGCAAGAAATATGTGTACAGCAAAAAAAACcattaaataagacaaaaatgtcCTAAGTACATGAAAATTGCTGTCATGACACCAAGAAGGGAGTAGCTCTgcttgaaaagatttttaaaaggctttatAAGGAAAGCATCTAAACTAGGGCCATGATCCTAGGAGAGAGGGGATGAGAAAAGTCACAGCTTGTCCTGGGACTTAAGCTCAGTGGGGAGGCCCATATGCTGGCTGCTGTTTAAACGGTATAATTGTTCATAGGTAAGATGGGTCTTCTTCACAAATGTTTTCCACAACTTAGACTCGCCCCAGAAAGCTAAAGTAGAGGGTGGAGAATAAACCAGGGTGAGTGGTCTCAAAATCTGGAAGCGACTCAGGGGTCATGGAGGCTCTCAGTGGGTGAGCCAGGCAGTAAAGAATGGGAGCAATTAAGGCAACCAGGCTAGGAAACAGCACAAGTAAATATAGCGAAGGAAAGCCCAGGAAAGTTTGATGAAGCAAGAGGTATACAAATAGACACTAAAGAGAGTCAAAGCTGAAAGGGCAAAGTGAGCTAGATCATGGAGGACCTCAAAATCTACCATGAAGCCTTTCTATCTgggattttttctttctgttaatagTAGGAGCCACAAAGTTTTCTTAGcagaaaatgagaggaaaactggcaggacagaTGTTTGGGATGGAGAGAAACAGCTAATATATGGACGGAGTTAGGTGTaggcctcatagtcaacaaaagagtccaaaatgcagtacttgggtgcagtctcaaaaatgacagaatgatctctgttcatttccaaggcaaaccattcaatatcacagtaatccaagtctatgccccaaccagtaatacggAAGACGCTGAAGTtggacagttctatgaagatctacaagatcttctagaaccaacacccaaaagagatgtccttttcattataggggactggaatgcaaaagtaggaagtcaagagatagctggagtaacaggcaaatttgaccttggagtacaaaatgaagcagggcaaa includes these proteins:
- the RPTN gene encoding repetin, with the translated sequence MTELLNSILTVIKVFQRYAKENGDSTSLCKEELKQLLLAEFGDILRRPNDPETVETILSLLDRNRNEHVDFHEYLLMVFQLAQACYHRLDNESYGDRTSQQERKQEGTQGHTFPRNTGRQHRRRHEGERQDSCHNQSERQDGDSRYGQTQRPDRDSRYGQTQRPDRDSNYGQTQRPDRDSHYGQTQRPDRDFRYGQTQRPDSDSHYGQTEGQGQDSSSGQRLSNKSGSGNPERQGYVFALNQYEKQLQDSHYSQSDRLGQQLSYGQSGRLREDPQYSHTNQQESGSYNEQSGRLGQKSGCGQRNRQELDSHCGQTDRQGLSTHYSQTRPDRQGQSYHYDQTDRQGQSSQSGQTDRQGLSSHYGQTDRQGLSSHYGQTDRQGLGSHYDQTDRQGPISHYGETDRQGLSSHYGQTDRQGLSSHYGQTDRQGLSSHYGQTDRQGLSSHYDQTDRQSLSSHYGQTDRQGQISHYGGTDRQGLSTRYSQTDRQAVNSQYGQSETGETRQNRYFQGSEGTSRDSHVEQSGRPGRPSQQTQGQEVNRNQGQRSQTREGQQNSRQAWESEEDTQHKLVAQIQQERPPCHKRRDWQSHSSEQDHRQAQTRQSHGEKQSHQAEEEQDHQSCGRHSHEGQETPCQRRDRQTHEDEQTHQRRDRQTHEDEQTHQRRDRQTHEDEQTRQRRDRQTHEDDQTRQRRDRQTHEDEQTRQRRDRQTHEDEQTRQRRDRQTHEDEQTRQRRDRQTHEDEQTRQRRDRQTHEEDQNCQQQQDQQTHKDKERYQESQYQQSQGTQQGCANREKFHTNEDGQSPSSQGRRSDLAFHPTQNAGRPQRREQGGSHPIKATIAPNPLYDYVQEQKGVQH